The following proteins are co-located in the Candida dubliniensis CD36 chromosome 3, complete sequence genome:
- a CDS encoding nucleolar single-stranded nucleic acid-binding protein, putative (Similar to S. cerevisiae SSBR1): MSTTEETKVTKPVIEDRIYVGNVDFKATEDELKELFQDLKVTEVEIPFKENTRGDKVFKRHLGFAFVQFENKDDADKAIATYNGQKFQRRNIFIKKAVPPPTEEEKKERVEAFKAKREEIKKEKEQKKAEAKKKREEAAATASANGESTDYTPAIPDGTPSKDTIFITNLDYKVNVKTLNNLFKDLKPKWIHVPSRRVPYNRRGRGGKFRKPFNKGIAFVKFSNEETQKQAVAEFNGKEVNGREIIVDIAIDSRIPKEGSAEDVDDSDNDEEKSDGN, encoded by the coding sequence ATGTCTACTACTGAAGAAACTAAAGTCACCAAACCAGTCATTGAAGACAGAATCTACGTTGGTAATGTTGATTTCAAAGCCACTgaagatgaattgaaagaattatttcaaGATTTAAAGGTCACCGAGGTTGAAATCCCATTCAAGGAAAATACTCGTGGCGataaagttttcaaaagaCATTTAGGATTTGCCtttgttcaatttgaaaataaggATGATGCTGATAAAGCCATTGCTACTTACAATGGTCAAAAATtccaaagaagaaacattttcatcaaaaagGCAGTTCCACCACcaactgaagaagaaaaaaaggaaCGAGTTGAAGCCTTTAAAGccaaaagagaagaaatcaaaaaggaaaaagaacaaaagaaGGCTGAAGCTAAAAAGAAGAGAGAAGAGGCTGCTGCTACTGCTAGTGCCAATGGTGAATCTACTGATTATACACCAGCTATCCCAGATGGAACTCCTTCCAAGGATACCATTTTCATCACCAACTTGGATTACAAAGTTAACGTTAAAACtttgaacaatttattCAAGGATTTGAAACCAAAATGGATCCATGTTCCTTCAAGAAGAGTTCCTTACAACAGAAGAGGTCGTGGTGGCAAGTTTAGAAAACCATTCAACAAGGGTATTGCGTTTGTCAAGTTTTCTAATGAAGAAACCCAAAAGCAAGCTGTTGCTGAATTTAATGGTAAAGAAGTTAATGGCAGGgaaattattgttgatattgctATTGATTCCAGAATTCCAAAAGAAGGGTCTGCtgaagatgttgatgatagtgacaatgatgaagaaaaaagtgATGGCAACtaa
- the CDR1 gene encoding drug resistance protein 1 — MVNLPSPKVTESGGDQATTTRASSEYQGFDHNEIRQLAKILTNDNDDSTKSSLIRQLSHMSNVPGINPCDSNNLPPQLNPNCDQFDSKLWIKNLKKLYESDPEYWQHSKLGVVYTNLRVYGIANDVDYQPTVTNLLWKLGGEAFRKYFRKNDKTQYFDILKPMDAIMKPGELTVVLGRPGAGCSTLLKTIAVNTYGFHVAKESKISYDGLTAHDIEKHFRGEVIYSAETEVHIPHMTVGDTLEFASRLRTPQNRGVNIDRETYAKHMADAYMATYGISHTRNTKVGNDIVRGVSGGERKRVSIAEVSLSGAKIQCWDNSTRGLDSATALEFIRALRTSAKILDCTPVVAIYQCSQDAYDLFDNVSVLYKGYQIYYGKTTMAKDFFVRMGYKCQPRQTTADFLTSLTNPAERQTLPEFEDKVPRTPQEFESYWKQSPEYAELMKKIDGYFLDCENLNTKEIFHQAHVAKQSNHIPPSSPYRVSFFMQIKYLVGRDFKQLKGNPSLAIFRVCAQIIMGLILSSVFYNLPSTTESFYYRGAALFYSVLFNAFSSLLEVMTMYETRPVVEKHRKFALYCPSADALASIISELPIKLASSVSFNLVFYFMVNLRRDPGRFFFYWLMNIWATLVMSHFFRTIGAVTTSLAGAMTPSTILLLAMVIYTGFVIPKPSMLGWARWITYINPVGYIFESIMVNEFYDRQFECSQYIPSGLGYENVDSKNKVCTAVGSVPGEPFVDGTNYLKYAYEYYNSHKWRNLGIAIAFAIVFLGVYIWLTEYNKGAMQKGEIVLFLKSGLKKHKRQSQKAGGATTGSIEDIETGQFSNDKLVYPSDIEEEEDGDIATDKRLDLSGNRNQQEIFFWKDLTYQIRIKKEDRIILDHVDGWVVPGQITALMGATGAGKTTLLNCLSGRLTVGVVTEGARLVNGHSLDSSFPRSIGYVQQQDLHLPTSTVREAFRFSAYLRQPNYVSKQEKDEYVEYIIDLLDMKTYADAVVGVAGEGLNVEQRKRLTIGVELVAKPKLLLFLDEPTSGLDSQTAWSICKLMRKLADHGQAILCTIHQPSALIMAEFDRLLFLQRGGQTVYFGELGQNCQTMIDYFERNGADPCPKEANPAEWMLEVVGAAPGSHAKQDYFEVWRNSSEYKAVKDEISRMETELSKLSPLSSSSNGRDEKESRLTYACPLWKQYLLVTWRTIVEDWRTPGYIYSKLFLVVSSSLFNGFSFFKADKTIQGLQNQMFAIFMSFIPFNTLMQQMLPYYVKQRDLFEVRESPARTFSWFAFIAAQITSEIPFQIVLGTIAYFCWYYPVGLYMNAEPTNQVVSRGVLTWLLQVSFYVYVSTMGHLCNSFLELPDAAANLANLLFSLCLMFCGVLAGPNQLPRFWIFMYRCNPFTYLIQAILSTGLANTRVVCAEHEYVVIEPPAGQTCQEYMSAFITIYGGYLLSANDTKPGVSCSYCTMDETNTFLKSVNALFSERWRNYGIFNAFIVINVVLAIFLYWLARVPKGNRESRIKHKKKE; from the coding sequence ATGGTTAATCTCCCATCTCCAAAAGTAACTGAGTCTGGTGGCGATCAAGCTACAACAACTCGTGCGTCTTCGGAATATCAAGGGTTTGACCACAACGAAATTAGACAGTTAGCTAAGATCTTAACCAATGATAATGACGACTCGACAAAGTCAAGTTTGATCCGACAACTATCGCATATGAGTAATGTCCCTGGTATAAACCCATGCGACTCAAACAACCTCCCTCCTCAACTAAATCCAAATTGtgatcaatttgattctaAATTGTGgataaagaatttgaaaaaacttTATGAATCAGATCCAGAGTATTGGCAGCATTCAAAGTTGGGTGTTGTTTATACAAATTTGCGTGTATATGGGATTGCAAATGATGTTGATTACCAACCCACGGTCACAAATCTTCTTTGGAAATTAGGTGGTGAAGCCTTCAGAAAGTACTTTCGAAAAAATGACAAGACTCAATACTTTGATATATTGAAACCAATGGATGCCATTATGAAACCCGGGGAACTTACTGTTGTTTTGGGTAGACCGGGTGCAGGTTGTTCCACATTACTAAAAACCATTGCTGTCAACACCTATGGATTTCATGTCGCTAAAGAATCAAAGATTTCCTACGATGGTTTAACTGCCCATGATATAGAAAAACATTTCCGAGGTGAGGTTATTTATTCAGCCGAGACAGAAGTCCATATACCTCATATGACGGTTGGTGATACTTTAGAATTTGCTTCCCGGTTGCGAACTCCACAAAATCGAGGTGTGAATATAGATAGAGAAACTTATGCTAAACACATGGCTGATGCTTATATGGCGACATATGGAATTTCCCACACGAGAAATACTAAAGTCGGTAACGATATTGTGAGGGGGGTCTCTGGTGGAGAACGGAAACGTGTCTCCATTGCCGAAGTTTCATTAAGTGGTGCTAAAATCCAGTGTTGGGATAATTCAACGAGAGGGTTAGATTCGGCAACTGCATTAGAATTTATACGAGCATTGAGAACCTCTGCCAAAATTTTAGACTGCACTCCGGTGGTGGCAATCTACCAATGCTCTCAAGACGCTTATGATTTATTCGATAACGTTAGTGTTTTGTATAAGGGTTATCAGATTTATTATGGTAAAACCACAATGGCTAAAGACTTTTTCGTTAGAATGGGGTATAAATGTCAACCACGACAAACCACTGCTGATTTTTTAACATCATTAACTAACCCAGCCGAAAGACAGACTCTACCAGAATTTGAAGATAAAGTACCTCGAACTCcacaagaatttgaaagttATTGGAAACAGTCGCCAGAATATGCtgaattgatgaagaaaattgatggatattttcttgattgtGAAAACTTGAACACCAAAGAAATTTTCCATCAGGCACATGTTGCCAAACAATCGAATCATATTCCTCCTTCCTCTCCGTATCGAGTTTCCTTCTTCATGCAAATTAAGTATTTAGTTGGAAGAGATTTTAAGCAATTAAAAGGTAATCCATCATTGGCAATTTTTAGGGTCTGTGcgcaaataataatggggCTTATTTTGTCATCTgtattttataatttgcCATCTACAACAGAATCATTTTACTATCGTGGAGCAGCATTATTTTATTCTGTTTTATTTAATGCATTTTCCTCGTTGTTGGAAGTCATGACGATGTACGAAACTCGACCAGTTGTTGAAAAGCATCGGAAATTTGCCTTGTATTGCCCCTCTGCTGATGCCTTGGCAAGTATCATATCTGAATTGCCCATCAAATTAGCGTCATCAGTTTCATTCAACCTTGTTTTCTATTTTATGGTCAATTTGAGACGTGACCCAGGCcggtttttcttttattggTTGATGAATATATGGGCAACATTGGTGATGTCCCATTTTTTCCGGACCATTGGTGCTGTGACAACGTCATTGGCAGGAGCAATGACCCCTTCAACCATCTTATTGTTAGCCATGGTTATTTACACTGGATTTGTCATTCCTAAACCAAGTATGTTGGGATGGGCCAGGTGGATTACTTATATTAACCCTGTTGGATATATATTTGAGTCGATCATGGTCAATGAGTTTTATGACCGTCAATTTGAGTGTTCGCAGTATATTCCGTCTGGACTTGGATATGAGAACGTTGATTCGAAGAATAAAGTGTGCACGGCAGTAGGGTCAGTTCCAGGAGAACCATTTGTTGACGGGACCAACTACTTGAAATATGCTTACGAATATTATAATTCCCATAAATGGAGAAACTTGGGTATTGCTATTGCGTTTGCTATTGTATTCTTGGGAGTTTATATATGGTTAACTGAGTATAATAAGGGAGCAATGCAAAAGGGTGAAATTGTATTGTTTCTCAAAAGTGGGTTGAAAAAACATAAAAGACAGAGTCAAAAAGCTGGTGGTGCCACTACTGGCAGTattgaagatattgaaaCAGGTCAATTTAGCAATGACAAATTAGTTTATCCAAGTGAcatagaagaagaagaagatggaGATATTGCCACCGATAAGAGACTCGATCTTTCCGGTAATAGGAACCAGCAagagatttttttttggaaagaTTTGACGTATCAAAttagaataaaaaaagaggaTCGAATCATTTTAGACCATGTTGATGGTTGGGTTGTTCCTGGACAAATCACGGCATTAATGGGTGCTACTGGTGCCGGTAAAACAACTCTATTGAATTGCTTGTCGGGGAGACTTACTGTTGGTGTTGTGACGGAAGGAGCCAGATTGGTTAACGGTCATTCACTAGACTCGTCTTTTCCAAGGTCGATTGGGTATGTTCAGCAACAAGATTTACATTTACCGACTTCAACTGTAAGAGAAGCATTCCGGTTCTCAGCATATTTGCGACAACCCAACTATGTGTCCAAGCAAGAAAAAGACGAATATGTTGAATacataattgatttattggatATGAAAACCTATGCTGATGCAGTAGTTGGTGTTGCCGGTGAAGGATTAAATGTTGAGCAGAGGAAAAGATTAACCATTGGAGTAGAATTGGTTGCCAAACCCaaactattgttgtttttggatGAACCAACATCAGGGTTGGACTCGCAAACTGCTTGGTCAATTTGTAAATTGATGAGAAAATTGGCAGATCATGGACAAGCTATATTGTGTACAATACATCAACCGTCTGCTCTTATTATGGCTGAATTTGACAGacttttatttttgcaAAGAGGCGGTCAAACGGTGTATTTTGGAGAGTTGGGACAGAACTGTCAAACCatgattgattattttgaaagaaatgGCGCTGACCCATGTCCTAAGGAAGCCAATCCTGCCGAATGGATGCTAGAAGTTGTTGGTGCTGCACCGGGGTCACATGCTAAGCAAGATTATTTTGAAGTATGGAGAAACTCTAGTGAGTATAAAGCTGTTAAGGACGAGATTAGTAGAATGGAAACTGAATTATCAAAGTTGTCTCCATTACTGCTGTCATCTAACGGACGTGATGAAAAAGAGTCCCGATTAACATATGCATGTCCTCTTTGGAAACAGTATTTGTTGGTAACGTGGAGAACTATAGTAGAAGATTGGCGAACTCCAGGGTACATTTATTCCAAACTCTTTTTGGTGGTTTCGTCTTCATTATTCAATGGGTTTTCGTTTTTCAAAGCCGACAAAACTATCCAAGGGCTACAGAATCAAATGTTTGCAATTTTCATGTCATTTATTCCATTCAATACTTTAATGCAACAAATGTTACCATATTATGTGAAGCAACGTGATTTATTCGAGGTTAGAGAATCGCCTGCCAGGACTTTTAGTTGGTTTGCGTTCATTGCTGCACAAATAACATCGGAAATCCCTTTCCAAATTGTTCTTGGTACAATTGCATATTTTTGCTGGTATTATCCTGTTGGGTTATACATGAATGCTGAACCGACAAACCAAGTAGTTAGTCGTGGAGTATTAACTTGGTTATTACAGGTCTCGTtttatgtttatgtttCGACCATGGGACATTTATGTAATTCATTTCTTGAACTACCTGATGCTGCTGCAAATTTAGcaaatttattgttttcattatGTTTGATGTTTTGTGGGGTCTTAGCTGGTCCTAATCAGCTCCCACGATTCTGGATATTTATGTATCGATGCAATCCATTTACTTATTTGATTCAAGCGATATTATCTACAGGGTTGGCCAATACCAGAGTTGTATGTGCTGAGCATGAATATGTGGTTATTGAACCTCCCGCAGGTCAAACTTGTCAAGAATACATGCTGGCATTCATAACGATATATGGAGGTTATCTATTACTGGCGAATGATACAAAGCCAGGTGTTTCCTGTAGCTATTGTACAATGGATGAAACCAATACGTTCTTGAAATCGGTCAATGCATTATTTAGTGAACGATGGAGAAACTACGGTATTTTCAATGcatttattgttattaatgTTGTTCTTGCGATTTTCCTTTATTGGCTAGCTCGAGTTCCCAAAGGTAATAGAGAAAGTAGAATTAAacataaaaagaaagaataa
- a CDS encoding subunit of the ubiquinol-cytochrome c reductase complex, putative (spliced gene;~Similar to S. cerevisiae QCR6;~In S. cerevisiae: component of the mitochondrial inner membrane electron transport chain; required for maturation of cytochrome c1): MSFFRDLLESVVPTAYAEEPVEDVEVEQPEDAPEEEVSEETVEDDDEDEDEDEDDEDEDEEETVDPLDALREECTKTAACKPFDHHFHECIERVTKEQEEPDYEHKHYKEDCIEEFFHLQHCVNDCVAPRLFNRLK, translated from the exons ATGTCATTTTTCAGAGACTTATTAGAATCTGTTGTTCCAACTGCTTATGCTGAAGAA cCAGTTGAAGACGTAGAAGTTGAACAACCAGAAGATGCtccagaagaagaagtttcGGAAGAAACTGTTGAAGATGACGACGAAGATGaggatgaagatgaagatgatgaagatgaggatgaagaagaaaccGTTGACCCATTGGACGCTTTGCGTGAGGAATGTACCAAGACTGCTGCTTGTAAGCCATTTGATCATCATTTCCACGAATGTATTGAAAGAGTCACtaaagaacaagaagaaccAGATTACGAACACAAACACTACAAGGAAGATTGTATTGAAGAGTTTTTCCATTTGCAACATTGTGTAAACGATTGTGTTGCCCCAAGATTATTCAACAGATTGAAGTAA